From Garra rufa chromosome 19, GarRuf1.0, whole genome shotgun sequence, the proteins below share one genomic window:
- the LOC141292901 gene encoding uncharacterized protein: MWRNSLSSPIGPELAASPPTLLPILMANVLDPPLRSVRAAMLAHKMADVPVSPAKMADVLPVTAPPERPPVTAPPERPPVTAPPERPPVTAPPERPPVTAPPERPPVTAPPERPPVTARPELALSVSPLETPSPPESPLGSSSRPEPAPQEHRPEPAPQERRPEPAPQERRPKPAPQEHRPEPAPQERRPEPAPQEPSLVTSSPPEPPLVQSSHPEPSLVPSSRPEPSLVTSNPPESPLVQSSLPEPQLVPSSHPEPQLVPSSGPEPQLVPSSRPEPPLAQPSLSEPSLVPSSRPEPSLVTSNPPESPLVQSSLPEPQLVPSSHPEPQLVPSSGPEPQLVPSSHPEPPLAQPSLSEPKLVLSSLSEPTPPNGPAKPLNSPKKILGGRHIFQANVTGPRNEAKATGAIRPWPPDLPRPPELPIRPWPPDLPRPPELPIRPWPPDLPRPPELPVRPWPPDLPRPPELPVRPWPPDPPWLPVPPWRPSQPNKVLPRNGLQGARPPSLVFPSRRETRLPGGGDNVTPSARSLSPNHCTTPITRALSPSPAPVITTPFKYSPQTFTQRLVSKLHRCLSVDLLPFLLSLLCSSWIAPMFSCETR; the protein is encoded by the exons atgtggaggaattcctTGAGCTCTCCCATCGG CCCGGAACTCGCGGCCAGCCCTCCAACGTTATTGCCAATTCTGATGGCCAATGTGCTCGACCCACCGTTGAGGTCAGTACGGGCGGCCATGctagctcacaaaatggccgacGTTCCGGTTTCCCCTGCCAAAATGGCCGATGTTcttccagtgaccgcgccgccagagcgccctccagtgaccgcgccgccagagcgccctccagtgaccgcgccgccagagcgcccaccagtgaccgcgccgccagagcgccctccagtgaccgcgccgccagagcgccctccagtgaccgcgccgccagagcgccctccagtgaccgctcgcccggagctagctctttcagtgtctccgctggagacgcccagccctcctgaatctccgctggggtcgtccagccgtccagagcccgctcctcaagagcaccgtccagagcccgctcctcaagagcgccgtccagagcccgctcctcaagagcgccgtccaaagcccgctcctcaagagcaccgtccagaacccgctcctcaagagcgccgtccagagcccgcaccTCAAGAGCCCTCActggttacgtccagtcctccagagcctccgctggtgcagtccagccatccagagccttcgctggttccgtccagccgtcctgagccttcactggttacgtccaatccaccagagtctccgctggtacaatccagccttccagagcctcagctggtcccgtccagccatccagagcctcagctggtcccgtccagcggtcccgagcctcagctggtcccgtccagccgtccagagcctccgctggcccagcccagcctttcagagccttcgctggttccgtccagccgtcctgagccttcactggttacgtccaatccaccagagtctccgctggtacaatccagccttccagagcctcagctggtcccgtccagccatccagagcctcagctggtcccgtccagcggtcccgagcctcagctggtcccgtccagccatccagagcctccgctggcccagcccagcctttcagagcctaaactggtcctgtccagcctctCAGAGCCCACTCCGCCAAACGGTCCTGCCAAACCCCTgaattcccccaagaaaattttgggggggcgcCATATATTCCAGGCCAACGTGACCGGGCCGAGGAatgaggccaaggccacgggggctatccggccatggccgcctgacctaccaagaccacctgaactgcctatccggccatggccgcctgacctaccaagaccacctgaactgcctatccggccatggccgcctgacctacCAAGACCACCGGAACtacctgtccggccatggccgcctgacctacCAAGGCCGccggaactgcctgtccggccgtggccgccggacccgccatggcttcctgttccgccctggaggccttcccaacccaaCAAGGTCCTGCCCCGgaacggcctccagggcgcccgccccccctccctggtgtttccatcacggcgcgagacgcgcctaccgggagggggagataatgtcacaccctcagcacgttccctcagtcccaatcactgcaccacgcccatcaccagagctctatcaccgtcacctgcacccgtAATTACGACTCCCTTTAAATACTCTCCCCAGACATTCACTcagcggctggtatcgaagttgcatagatgtctctctgtggatcttctccccttcctgttgtctctcctgtgctcctcgtggattgctccgatgttctcctgtgaaacacgttaa